A genomic region of Lachnoclostridium edouardi contains the following coding sequences:
- a CDS encoding endolytic transglycosylase MltG — protein MSRRRKQTNVVGNVLGITGKIVVYVLVGFLLFQGMTKGYAFGYELFNPKAVSGAPGVEKQVTIQEGASASQVAKTLKTYGLITNEYIFILQDKFFDYTIHPGTYTLTTAMTSRDMLELFNEVQEDEQ, from the coding sequence ATGAGCCGTAGAAGAAAACAGACAAATGTAGTGGGAAATGTGCTTGGCATTACAGGAAAGATCGTTGTATACGTTCTGGTTGGCTTTCTCCTGTTTCAGGGAATGACAAAGGGGTATGCCTTTGGATATGAGCTGTTTAATCCTAAAGCAGTGTCCGGCGCGCCGGGAGTGGAGAAGCAGGTGACAATCCAGGAAGGCGCCTCTGCCTCTCAGGTGGCGAAAACTCTGAAAACATACGGCCTGATTACAAACGAATATATATTTATTCTCCAGGATAAATTTTTTGATTATACCATTCATCCTGGAACATATACGCTGACCACAGCTATGACCTCCAGAGATATGTTGGAACTGTTTAATGAGGTTCAGGAGGACGAGCAGTGA
- a CDS encoding O-methyltransferase has translation MIVNERITGYLHSLDQGNGELLDEIERKARTEQVPIIRKETAALLKTMVVSKQPKAILEVGTAVGYSALIMSQVMPADCRITTIEKYPPRIKEAQKNFRLAGEENRICLMAGDAEEILKGLQGVYDFVFMDGAKGQYLHWLPLILEKMSAGGILFSDNVLQDGDLAESRFAVERRDRTIHKRMREYLYTLTHHPQLQSAVVPVGDGVTISVKLY, from the coding sequence GTGATTGTAAATGAAAGAATTACAGGATATCTTCACTCCCTGGATCAGGGAAACGGAGAGCTTTTAGATGAAATTGAGAGAAAGGCCAGGACAGAGCAGGTTCCCATTATCAGAAAAGAAACGGCTGCTCTCTTAAAAACAATGGTGGTTTCTAAACAGCCTAAGGCTATTTTAGAGGTGGGAACGGCGGTGGGCTACTCCGCTCTTATTATGAGCCAGGTTATGCCGGCTGACTGCCGCATTACTACCATAGAAAAATATCCTCCCAGAATTAAAGAGGCCCAGAAAAATTTCCGCCTGGCAGGGGAGGAAAACAGAATCTGCCTGATGGCGGGAGATGCAGAAGAGATTTTAAAAGGATTACAAGGTGTTTACGACTTTGTCTTTATGGATGGGGCAAAGGGGCAGTATCTTCACTGGCTGCCCCTTATTTTGGAAAAAATGTCTGCAGGAGGCATATTGTTTTCTGACAATGTGCTTCAGGACGGAGATCTGGCGGAATCCAGATTTGCAGTGGAAAGACGGGACAGAACCATTCATAAAAGGATGAGAGAATACTTATATACGTTGACCCATCACCCACAGCTTCAGTCGGCTGTGGTGCCTGTGGGGGACGGCGTGACCATAAGCGTAAAGCTTTATTGA
- a CDS encoding peptidase U32 family protein → MRKTELLIPAGSLEVLKVAVLYGADAVYLGGEAFGLRAKARNFTNEEIAQGIAFAHEHGVKVYITANILAHNDDLPKVEEYFKELKEIAPDGLIISDPGVFSIARKIVPEIEIHISTQANNTNYGTYRFWWEQGAKRVVSARELSLAEIKEIRDHIPDNMQIESFIHGAMCISYSGRCLLSNFFTGRDANQGACTHPCRWKYAVVEETRPGEYMPVYENERGTYIFNSKDLCMIQHVPEMIQAGIDSFKIEGRMKTALYVATVARAYRLAIDAYNRDPAEYEKNLPWYLEEIGKCTSRDFTTGFYFGKPTEESQIYNSNTYYTNYTYLGTVAFVDERGFCKLEQKNKFSVGETIEIMKPSGENLEAVVQGIYDEDGNPQDSCPHSRQIFYADLSVRPEPYDILRRREVDKTEE, encoded by the coding sequence ATGAGAAAAACAGAGCTTTTAATCCCGGCTGGAAGCCTGGAGGTGTTAAAGGTAGCGGTGCTTTACGGGGCAGACGCTGTCTATCTGGGCGGAGAAGCCTTTGGTTTAAGGGCAAAGGCCAGAAATTTTACAAATGAGGAAATTGCCCAAGGAATTGCTTTTGCCCATGAACATGGGGTAAAGGTTTATATTACTGCAAATATTCTGGCTCACAATGACGATCTGCCAAAGGTGGAGGAATATTTTAAGGAGTTAAAGGAAATCGCCCCTGACGGCCTTATTATTTCAGACCCAGGCGTGTTTTCCATTGCCAGGAAAATTGTGCCTGAAATTGAAATCCATATCAGCACTCAGGCCAATAATACAAATTACGGCACCTACAGATTTTGGTGGGAGCAGGGGGCAAAGAGAGTGGTTTCAGCAAGGGAGCTGTCCCTGGCTGAGATTAAGGAGATCAGAGATCATATTCCTGACAATATGCAGATAGAAAGTTTTATTCACGGAGCAATGTGCATTTCCTATTCCGGCCGCTGTCTGTTAAGTAATTTCTTTACAGGCAGAGACGCCAATCAGGGGGCCTGCACCCATCCCTGCCGCTGGAAATACGCAGTGGTGGAGGAGACTCGTCCAGGAGAATATATGCCTGTTTATGAAAATGAAAGGGGCACCTATATTTTTAATTCCAAGGACCTGTGTATGATTCAGCATGTACCGGAGATGATTCAGGCGGGAATTGACAGCTTTAAAATTGAAGGTAGAATGAAAACAGCCCTGTACGTGGCCACTGTGGCCAGGGCGTACCGCCTGGCCATTGATGCATATAACAGAGATCCGGCGGAGTATGAAAAAAATCTGCCCTGGTATTTAGAAGAAATCGGCAAGTGCACCAGCCGTGATTTTACTACAGGATTTTATTTTGGAAAGCCTACAGAAGAATCTCAGATTTACAACAGCAATACTTATTATACTAATTATACTTACTTAGGCACTGTAGCTTTTGTAGACGAAAGAGGATTTTGCAAGCTGGAGCAGAAAAACAAGTTTTCCGTAGGGGAGACAATTGAAATTATGAAGCCTTCCGGCGAAAATCTGGAGGCTGTAGTGCAGGGGATTTATGATGAAGACGGAAATCCTCAGGACAGCTGCCCTCATTCCAGACAGATTTTCTATGCAGATTTAAGCGTAAGGCCGGAGCCTTATGATATTTTAAGAAGAAGAGAAGTGGATAAGACAGAAGAATAG
- a CDS encoding YdcF family protein — translation MTLVLMIGAAVCLLYYAGIVIFSGITTSFAWIWLVLAFALGGGALFRRYCCMMPGRAPLWAVVSAITLCCAFAIIFIVVEVLIFSGVAAAPEKNLDYVIVLGAKVRRDGISKTLKMRLDKAIEYSEANPDTMIVVSGGKGPDEPAAEAEAMKAYLVFNGVPKEQILVEARSFSTVENIAYSKVLIEEDWKTRKMTKREPGNQEGREASIGVVTSDFHIFRAKEIGKKWGFPNMKGIPASSDLFMMPHYCVRECAAVLKDKLMGNM, via the coding sequence ATGACCTTGGTACTAATGATAGGCGCGGCAGTTTGTCTGCTGTATTATGCAGGAATTGTTATTTTTTCCGGTATTACCACATCCTTTGCATGGATTTGGCTGGTTCTTGCCTTTGCTTTAGGAGGCGGAGCCCTTTTTCGCAGATATTGCTGTATGATGCCGGGAAGGGCGCCTTTGTGGGCAGTTGTTTCAGCTATTACATTGTGCTGTGCTTTTGCAATTATATTTATTGTGGTGGAGGTTTTGATTTTTTCAGGAGTGGCTGCTGCGCCTGAAAAAAATCTGGATTATGTGATTGTGCTGGGAGCTAAGGTGAGACGGGACGGAATCAGCAAAACTTTGAAAATGAGGCTGGATAAGGCGATAGAGTACTCTGAAGCCAACCCTGATACGATGATTGTAGTCTCAGGGGGCAAGGGGCCTGACGAACCGGCGGCAGAGGCGGAGGCAATGAAGGCATATTTAGTCTTTAACGGAGTTCCCAAGGAACAAATTTTAGTGGAAGCCCGCTCCTTCAGCACAGTAGAAAATATTGCTTACAGCAAGGTGCTGATTGAAGAGGATTGGAAAACCCGGAAGATGACAAAAAGAGAGCCGGGGAATCAGGAGGGCAGGGAAGCATCCATTGGAGTTGTGACAAGTGATTTCCACATATTCCGTGCAAAAGAAATCGGAAAAAAATGGGGATTTCCCAACATGAAAGGAATTCCGGCCAGCTCTGATCTGTTTATGATGCCTCATTACTGCGTCAGAGAATGCGCGGCTGTGCTGAAAGACAAATTAATGGGAAATATGTAA
- a CDS encoding insulinase family protein, whose protein sequence is MKGLEKLQNLKAYEVKENRFVKELDSQGVILEHKKTGAKVFLLSNEDDNKVFCIGFRTPPSDSTGVPHILEHSVLCGSDKFPVKDPFVELVKGSLNTFLNAMTYPDKTVYPVASCNEKDFQNLMDVYMDAVLHPNIYKEEKIFKQEGWHYELESEEGPLTYNGVVYNEMKGVFSSPESVLDRYIQKLLYPDSCYTHESGGDPAFIPDLTYEEFLEFHKTYYHPSNSYIYLYGDMDMAEKLQWLDEAYLCHYDRKQVDSEILQQKPFKKPVEEEIFYSITEEEPEKQATYLSVNTVVGNDLDKNLYLAFQILEYTLLSAPGAPLKQALLDAGIGQDIMGGYESGILQPYFSVVAKNGEKEQKGEFLAVLKGTLRKLADQGINKKSLKAGINYYEFRYREADYGSAPKGLMYGLQSLDSWLYGGDPMLHLEYEETFKFLKEGVEKGYFEQLIRDYLLDNPFEAVITVSPKKNLTGERDEALAAKLAQYKESLSLEEIQRLIKETKELKRYQDEPSPKELLEKIPLLSREDIGRQAEELIWEETFSQGLKVIRHCVNTSGIGYLKVLFGTDKVPAKDLPYVGLLKSVLGYVDTENYSYSELTSEIHLNSGGLGLSVTSYPNLNCSENFTGVFAADIRVLYEKLDFGFEILAEIFTGSVLDDEKRLGEILNETRSRARMRIENAGHSAAVSRATSYFSPTSAFNEMTGGITYYHFLEEITKNFESRKQEVIGKLKEICRKIFTKDNLLISYTAGKDGFYNLEEAMKKLTDKLYEGGGQIYPFSWIKGNKNEGFKTSSQVNYVARCGNFKEKGFQYTGALRILKVMLSYDYLWLNIRVKGGAYGCMSGFGRSGEGYLVSYRDPNVKETNQIYEGVTEYLRNFQADDRDMTKFVIGTISDMDTPLTPSIKGARGLSAYLSGVTQEMLQEERDQVLTAGTEDIRALADLVQAMLDTESLCVIGNEEKINENKNMFNEVKNLYHG, encoded by the coding sequence ATGAAAGGCTTAGAAAAATTACAGAATTTAAAGGCATATGAGGTAAAGGAAAACCGTTTTGTAAAGGAACTGGATTCTCAGGGCGTTATTTTGGAGCATAAAAAAACAGGAGCCAAAGTGTTCCTTCTTTCTAATGAGGACGACAATAAAGTATTCTGCATCGGATTCCGCACGCCTCCCTCAGACTCTACAGGAGTGCCTCATATTTTAGAGCACAGCGTGCTTTGCGGGTCTGATAAGTTTCCTGTAAAGGACCCTTTTGTAGAGCTGGTAAAAGGCTCCTTAAACACATTTTTAAATGCTATGACTTATCCTGATAAAACAGTATATCCTGTGGCCAGCTGCAACGAAAAGGATTTCCAGAATCTGATGGATGTATACATGGACGCAGTGCTTCATCCAAACATTTACAAGGAAGAAAAAATATTTAAGCAGGAAGGCTGGCACTATGAGCTGGAGTCAGAGGAAGGCCCTCTTACTTATAACGGAGTTGTTTACAATGAAATGAAAGGAGTATTCTCCTCCCCGGAAAGCGTTTTGGACAGATATATTCAAAAGCTTTTATATCCGGACAGCTGCTATACCCACGAGTCAGGGGGAGATCCGGCTTTTATTCCCGACCTGACATATGAGGAGTTTTTGGAATTTCACAAAACCTACTATCATCCCTCCAACAGCTATATTTATTTATATGGAGATATGGATATGGCAGAAAAGCTGCAGTGGCTGGACGAGGCTTATTTGTGCCATTATGACAGAAAGCAGGTAGATTCTGAAATTTTGCAGCAGAAGCCTTTTAAGAAGCCGGTGGAGGAAGAAATTTTCTATTCTATTACAGAGGAAGAGCCGGAGAAACAGGCTACTTATCTTTCTGTAAATACAGTAGTGGGAAATGATCTGGATAAAAATTTGTATTTAGCGTTCCAGATTTTAGAGTATACATTGCTTTCAGCCCCGGGAGCGCCTTTAAAGCAGGCGTTGCTGGACGCCGGAATCGGCCAGGACATTATGGGAGGATATGAAAGCGGAATACTGCAGCCTTATTTTTCAGTTGTGGCGAAAAATGGGGAGAAGGAGCAGAAGGGAGAATTTCTGGCTGTGCTGAAAGGCACTTTAAGAAAACTGGCAGACCAGGGCATTAATAAGAAAAGCCTGAAGGCTGGAATTAATTATTATGAATTCCGCTACAGGGAGGCTGACTACGGCTCTGCTCCCAAAGGGCTGATGTACGGTTTACAATCCTTAGACAGCTGGCTGTACGGCGGAGATCCTATGCTTCATCTGGAGTATGAGGAAACCTTTAAGTTTTTGAAAGAAGGGGTGGAAAAGGGATATTTTGAGCAGCTGATCAGAGATTATTTGCTGGACAATCCATTTGAGGCTGTGATTACTGTCAGCCCTAAGAAAAACTTAACCGGGGAAAGGGACGAGGCCCTGGCGGCTAAACTGGCTCAGTATAAGGAATCTCTTTCTTTAGAAGAAATTCAAAGGCTGATAAAGGAAACAAAGGAATTAAAAAGGTATCAGGATGAACCGTCCCCAAAAGAGCTATTGGAAAAAATTCCGCTGCTTTCCAGGGAGGACATTGGCAGACAGGCGGAGGAGCTGATTTGGGAAGAAACATTTTCTCAAGGCCTCAAGGTAATCCGCCACTGTGTAAATACTTCAGGAATCGGATACTTAAAAGTGCTGTTTGGCACAGATAAGGTGCCGGCCAAAGATCTGCCTTATGTAGGGTTATTAAAGTCTGTGTTAGGATATGTAGATACAGAAAACTACAGCTACAGCGAGCTGACAAGTGAAATTCATTTAAACAGCGGAGGTTTAGGTTTAAGCGTTACTTCTTATCCCAACTTAAACTGCAGCGAGAACTTTACAGGAGTATTTGCAGCTGACATTCGGGTGCTTTATGAAAAGCTGGATTTTGGATTTGAAATCCTGGCTGAAATTTTTACAGGTTCTGTGCTGGATGATGAAAAACGTTTAGGAGAAATTTTAAATGAAACAAGGTCCAGGGCCAGAATGAGGATTGAAAACGCCGGTCATTCCGCCGCTGTTTCCAGAGCCACCTCTTATTTTTCTCCTACCTCTGCATTTAATGAAATGACAGGAGGCATCACCTACTATCATTTCCTGGAGGAGATTACAAAGAATTTTGAGTCCAGAAAACAGGAAGTGATTGGCAAGCTGAAGGAAATCTGCAGAAAAATATTTACAAAAGACAATCTTCTGATTAGCTATACTGCTGGAAAGGACGGCTTTTATAATCTGGAAGAGGCCATGAAAAAGCTGACGGATAAGCTTTATGAAGGCGGCGGACAAATATATCCGTTTTCCTGGATTAAGGGAAATAAAAATGAAGGCTTTAAAACCTCCTCCCAGGTGAATTATGTGGCCCGCTGCGGAAACTTTAAAGAAAAAGGTTTTCAGTATACAGGAGCGTTAAGGATTTTAAAGGTTATGCTCAGCTATGATTATTTGTGGCTGAATATTCGTGTAAAAGGCGGAGCTTACGGCTGTATGAGCGGATTTGGCCGTTCTGGAGAAGGCTATTTGGTGTCCTACAGAGATCCTAATGTGAAGGAAACAAACCAGATTTATGAGGGAGTTACAGAATATTTAAGAAATTTCCAGGCAGACGACAGAGATATGACAAAATTTGTTATCGGTACCATCAGCGATATGGACACGCCTCTTACACCGTCTATAAAAGGAGCCAGAGGCTTATCTGCATATCTTTCTGGAGTGACGCAGGAGATGCTTCAGGAGGAAAGAGACCAGGTGCTGACGGCAGGAACTGAGGACATCAGAGCTTTGGCGGACTTGGTGCAGGCTATGTTAGATACGGAAAGTCTTTGCGTAATCGGAAATGAAGAGAAAATAAATGAAAATAAAAATATGTTTAACGAAGTGAAAAATCTTTACCACGGATAA
- the era gene encoding GTPase Era: protein MEYNQKSGFVTLIGRPNVGKSTLMNCLIGQKIAITSDKPQTTRNRIQTVYTDQRGQIIFLDTPGIHKAKNKLGEYMVNVAEHTLKEVDVILWLVEPTDFIGAGERHIAEQLNKVKTPVILIINKTDTIKNQDEILRFISAYKDICPFAEIVPVSALKKKNTDLLTELIFKYLPYGPQYYDEDTVTDQPMRQIAAELIREKALRLLSDEIPHGIAVTIEKMTERNNGIMDIEASIVCERDSHKGIIIGKGGAMLKKIGTAARREIENLVDTQVNLKLWVKVRKEWRDSELYMKNYGYDVKET from the coding sequence ATGGAATACAACCAGAAATCCGGCTTTGTCACCTTAATCGGCAGGCCAAATGTGGGAAAGTCCACATTGATGAACTGTCTGATCGGCCAGAAAATAGCCATTACGTCTGATAAGCCTCAGACCACCAGAAACAGGATTCAGACAGTATATACAGACCAAAGAGGACAGATTATTTTTCTGGACACTCCCGGCATTCACAAGGCTAAAAATAAGCTGGGAGAATATATGGTAAATGTGGCGGAGCACACCTTAAAGGAAGTAGATGTGATTTTATGGCTGGTGGAGCCTACTGACTTTATTGGGGCAGGAGAAAGACATATTGCAGAGCAGCTGAACAAGGTAAAAACGCCGGTGATTCTGATTATTAACAAGACGGACACAATAAAAAACCAGGATGAGATTTTAAGATTTATTTCCGCTTATAAGGACATTTGTCCTTTTGCTGAGATTGTTCCAGTATCTGCCCTGAAAAAGAAAAATACAGATCTATTAACGGAATTGATTTTTAAATATCTGCCCTACGGGCCTCAGTATTATGACGAGGACACAGTGACAGACCAGCCCATGAGACAGATTGCGGCAGAGCTGATCAGAGAAAAGGCTTTGCGCCTGTTAAGCGATGAGATTCCCCACGGCATTGCAGTGACTATTGAAAAAATGACGGAGCGAAACAACGGCATTATGGATATAGAGGCCAGCATTGTGTGCGAAAGAGATTCCCACAAGGGAATTATTATTGGAAAAGGCGGAGCCATGCTGAAAAAAATCGGAACAGCAGCCAGACGGGAAATAGAAAATCTGGTGGACACCCAGGTGAATTTAAAGCTGTGGGTAAAGGTGAGAAAAGAATGGCGCGACAGCGAGCTGTATATGAAAAATTACGGGTATGACGTAAAGGAGACCTAA
- the recO gene encoding DNA repair protein RecO: MREQVTVTGVVLKAAPSGETDKRLVVLTRERGRITVFARGARRPGSSFMAVSRPFVFAKFSLYEGREAYNLQSVEVAEYFNELAQDVEGACYGSYFLEIADYYTRENVDETAMMTLIYQGLRALLHPNLKRELVRRIFELKAMVINGEYTALPPKKTGDSACYTWEYVVGAPLEKLYTFTITDQVLKEFGDCVEIERKRYMDREFHSLEILKVLKM; the protein is encoded by the coding sequence TTGAGGGAACAGGTAACAGTAACAGGCGTGGTCCTGAAAGCCGCGCCTTCAGGAGAAACAGATAAACGTTTGGTAGTGCTTACCAGGGAGAGGGGACGGATTACAGTATTTGCAAGAGGGGCCAGAAGGCCTGGCAGCAGCTTTATGGCTGTCAGCCGTCCCTTTGTATTTGCTAAATTTTCTCTGTACGAGGGGCGGGAAGCATATAACCTTCAGTCTGTAGAGGTGGCGGAGTACTTTAATGAGCTGGCACAAGATGTGGAAGGCGCCTGCTACGGCTCCTATTTTCTGGAAATAGCTGATTATTATACAAGAGAAAACGTAGACGAGACAGCTATGATGACCTTAATATATCAGGGGCTTAGGGCTCTTCTTCACCCTAATCTGAAAAGAGAGCTGGTGAGGAGGATTTTTGAGCTGAAGGCCATGGTTATTAACGGGGAATATACAGCCCTGCCTCCTAAAAAAACGGGAGATTCCGCCTGCTATACATGGGAGTATGTTGTGGGAGCTCCTTTAGAGAAGCTTTATACATTTACTATTACAGATCAGGTGCTGAAGGAATTTGGAGACTGTGTGGAAATAGAGAGAAAAAGGTATATGGACAGAGAATTTCATTCTCTGGAAATTTTAAAGGTATTGAAAATGTAA
- a CDS encoding glycine--tRNA ligase — MEKTMEKIVALAKNRGFVYPGSEIYGGLANTWDYGNLGVELKNNVKKAWWQKFIMESPYNVGVDCAILMNSQTWIASGHLGGFSDPLMDCKSCKERFRADKLIEDYMQEKGIVIEGSVDAWSQEQMKQYIDDNNICCPSCGKHDFTDIRQFNLMFKTFQGVTEDAKNVVYLRPETAQGIFVNFKNVQRTSRKKVPFGIGQIGKSFRNEITPGNFTFRTREFEQMELEFFCKPDTDLEWFDYWKNFCINWLKALGIKDDEMRYRDHDKEELSFYSKATTDIEFLFPFGWGELWGIADRTDYDLTQHQNVSGQDLSYFDDDSKERYVPYVIEPSLGADRVTLAFLCAAYDEEEIGEGDVRTVLHFHPALAPVKVGVLPLSKKLNEGAEKVFAELSKYYNCEFDDRGNIGKRYRRQDEIGTPFCITYDFDSEEDHAVTVRDRDTMEQVRVPITELKAYFEDKFRF; from the coding sequence ATGGAAAAGACAATGGAAAAAATTGTGGCGCTGGCAAAGAACAGAGGATTTGTATATCCTGGCTCTGAGATTTACGGCGGTCTGGCAAATACCTGGGATTACGGCAACCTGGGAGTGGAGCTGAAGAATAATGTAAAAAAAGCCTGGTGGCAGAAATTTATTATGGAAAGTCCTTACAATGTAGGTGTGGACTGCGCCATTCTTATGAATTCTCAGACCTGGATTGCTTCCGGACATTTAGGGGGATTTTCAGATCCTCTTATGGACTGCAAAAGCTGTAAAGAGCGTTTCCGTGCAGATAAATTAATTGAGGATTATATGCAGGAAAAGGGCATTGTGATTGAAGGATCAGTGGATGCGTGGTCCCAGGAGCAGATGAAGCAGTATATTGATGACAATAATATTTGCTGCCCAAGCTGCGGAAAACATGATTTTACGGATATCCGCCAGTTTAACCTGATGTTTAAAACGTTCCAGGGGGTTACAGAGGACGCGAAAAACGTTGTTTATTTAAGACCGGAAACTGCACAGGGAATCTTTGTAAACTTTAAAAATGTGCAGAGAACCTCCAGAAAGAAAGTGCCCTTTGGAATTGGACAGATAGGAAAGTCCTTCAGAAATGAGATTACTCCTGGAAACTTTACCTTCCGTACTCGTGAGTTTGAGCAGATGGAGTTGGAATTTTTCTGCAAGCCTGACACTGACTTAGAGTGGTTTGACTATTGGAAGAATTTTTGTATTAACTGGCTGAAGGCCTTAGGCATTAAAGATGACGAGATGCGCTACAGAGACCACGATAAAGAAGAATTGTCCTTCTACAGCAAAGCTACTACAGATATTGAGTTTTTGTTCCCCTTTGGCTGGGGCGAGCTGTGGGGAATCGCAGACAGAACTGACTATGACCTGACTCAGCATCAGAACGTATCCGGACAGGATTTATCCTACTTTGACGATGACAGCAAGGAAAGATATGTCCCTTATGTAATTGAGCCTTCTCTGGGTGCAGACCGTGTAACCTTAGCTTTCTTATGCGCAGCTTATGATGAAGAGGAAATTGGAGAGGGAGACGTGCGTACAGTTCTGCACTTCCATCCTGCATTAGCTCCTGTAAAGGTAGGCGTGCTGCCTCTTTCTAAAAAGCTGAATGAAGGCGCTGAGAAGGTATTTGCAGAGCTGTCTAAATATTATAACTGTGAGTTTGACGACAGAGGAAATATTGGAAAGAGATACAGAAGACAAGATGAAATCGGAACTCCATTCTGCATCACTTATGATTTTGACTCTGAAGAGGACCATGCAGTTACTGTGAGAGACAGAGACACTATGGAGCAGGTGAGAGTGCCGATTACAGAGCTGAAGGCTTATTTTGAAGATAAGTTTCGTTTTTAA
- a CDS encoding MATE family efflux transporter has protein sequence MKKQIDLLNGDVKKSFFHYLVPSISATLVTSIYILADTIMIGRGVGPIGIAALNLLLPVYSLFFGTGVLFGVGGSVFFSVARGKGEERTAREYFTAALKGVIIASLFYEIVFLLFFDSVTLFLGKTQQMEPLVNEYGKILVSGAPVFLFSSFLQAFVRNDKSPRTAMAAVITGGVTNVALDYVFIFPMGMGMAGGAIATVIGSAVTVAILCSHFFSPHNMLRPVRQVSMRKTGEAFVSGLSSFMIELSSGIVIFMFNRQLLYWIGELGVVVYGIISNSALIVNSVCNGIAQAAQPIMAVNFGAGKKDRVERTRKLGLLAAFTAGILFAASGILNPSIIIYTFVKPTEEIMALAPTAVRLYFFSFLAVGANLLFSTYFQSVLRPGAAFFLSLMRGAVLNGLFIVILPLIFGVDGIWATMIFTEFATILAAVYLFTKNKTFKEV, from the coding sequence ATGAAAAAACAGATAGATTTGCTAAACGGAGATGTTAAAAAATCATTTTTTCATTATCTGGTTCCGTCTATCAGCGCGACTTTAGTAACATCTATTTATATTTTGGCAGATACAATAATGATTGGCAGAGGCGTCGGCCCTATTGGAATCGCCGCCCTGAATCTGCTGCTGCCTGTATATTCCCTGTTTTTCGGGACAGGGGTTTTATTTGGAGTGGGAGGCAGCGTATTTTTCTCTGTAGCCAGAGGAAAAGGGGAAGAAAGGACTGCCAGGGAATACTTTACAGCGGCGTTAAAAGGAGTAATCATAGCTTCTTTATTTTATGAAATAGTTTTTCTGCTGTTTTTTGATTCCGTCACCTTGTTTTTAGGAAAAACTCAGCAGATGGAGCCGCTGGTAAATGAATATGGAAAAATTTTAGTGTCAGGCGCCCCTGTATTTTTGTTTTCATCCTTTCTTCAGGCCTTTGTGAGAAACGATAAGTCTCCCCGCACAGCTATGGCGGCAGTTATTACAGGAGGAGTGACCAATGTGGCGCTGGACTATGTATTTATTTTTCCCATGGGCATGGGGATGGCGGGAGGAGCCATTGCCACAGTTATTGGCTCTGCCGTGACAGTGGCGATTTTGTGCAGCCATTTCTTTTCCCCTCACAATATGCTGCGCCCTGTAAGGCAGGTTTCCATGAGAAAAACAGGGGAAGCCTTTGTCAGCGGCCTTTCCAGCTTTATGATTGAACTCTCCAGCGGAATTGTAATATTTATGTTTAACAGGCAGCTGCTTTACTGGATTGGGGAACTGGGAGTAGTAGTTTACGGTATTATTTCCAACAGCGCTTTAATTGTAAACTCTGTGTGCAACGGTATCGCTCAGGCGGCTCAACCTATTATGGCTGTAAATTTTGGGGCGGGGAAAAAAGACAGAGTAGAAAGAACCAGAAAGCTGGGGCTTTTGGCGGCATTTACAGCCGGCATTTTATTTGCAGCCAGCGGAATTTTAAATCCGTCTATTATTATTTATACATTTGTAAAGCCTACAGAGGAAATTATGGCTCTGGCGCCTACTGCAGTCCGTTTGTACTTTTTCTCATTTTTAGCTGTCGGCGCAAACCTTTTGTTCAGCACTTACTTTCAATCTGTGCTCAGACCAGGAGCGGCATTTTTCCTGTCCTTAATGCGGGGGGCAGTGTTAAACGGTCTTTTTATTGTGATTCTCCCATTGATTTTTGGAGTAGACGGAATTTGGGCCACAATGATTTTTACAGAGTTTGCAACTATTTTGGCGGCAGTGTATCTTTTTACGAAAAACAAAACTTTTAAAGAAGTATAG